The following proteins are co-located in the Gigantopelta aegis isolate Gae_Host chromosome 5, Gae_host_genome, whole genome shotgun sequence genome:
- the LOC121373381 gene encoding zinc finger protein 235-like, with product MSNSDDQCVEEVSAKHCENIPDHSCEKPFQCGMCLKCFSHKPYIKQHMRIHIGKRPYQCEVCRKCFLWNTSLKQHMLIHTGIKNFKCEVCAKRFSYPSSLKAHMLFHRAVKPFKCEVCAKCFSRSSQMKRHMLNHTEVSPIKCELCSKYFSCRSGLKRHMLIHTDVKHFSCEVCAKCFKTRSNLKTHMVIHTGVRPFKCEVCAKCFSLKLHLKQHMVIHTGVKPFKCEVCAKCFSLKSYLKQHMLIHTGVKPFKCEVCAKCFSSRYNLKEHMLVHTGVMLFSCDICAKRFTQKKYLEKHVIIHTDVKSFRCEVCAKCFKLSSKLKVHMLVHSGVKTFSCEVCAKCFSQNSHLTRHMLIHTGVVRLLSVRCVQNVSHRSHT from the coding sequence ATGTCAAACAGTGATGATCAGTGTGTCGAAGAGGTCTCGGCAAAACATTGTGAAAACATCCCAGATCATTCTTGTGAAAAACCTTTCCAATGTGGGATGTGCTTAAAGTGTTTCTCTCACAAGCCTTACATTAAGCAGCATATGAGGATCCACATTGGTAAACGACCATATCAGTGTGAGGTGTGTAGAAAGTGTTTTCTTTGGAATACTTCCTTGAAacagcatatgttgattcacactggaattaagaatttcaaatgtgaggtgtgtgcaaaaCGTTTCTCATATCCTTCTAGCTTGAAAGCTCATATGTTGTTTCACAGAGCCGTTAAACCTTTTAAATGCGAGGtctgtgcaaaatgtttctctcGGAGTTCCCAAATGAAAAGACATATGCTCAATCACACTGAAGTTAGCCCTATCAAATGTGAATTATGTTCAAAATATTTCTCTTGTCGTTCTGGTTTGAAACGgcatatgttgattcacacTGATGTTAAGCATTTTAGTTGTGAGGTTTGTGCAAAATGCTTCAAAACACGTTCCAACTTAAAAACTCATATGGTCATCCACACTGGAGTTAGgcctttcaaatgtgaggtgtgtgcaaaatgtttttcactaaAATTACACTTGAAACAGCATATGGTCATTCACACTGGAGTTAAGCCTTTTAAGTGCgaggtgtgtgcaaaatgtttttcactaaAATCTTACTTGAAacagcatatgttgattcacacTGGCGTAAAGCCTTTTAAgtgtgaggtgtgtgcaaaatgtttttcttcgagatacaactTGAAAGAACATATGCTAGTTCACACTGGGGTTATGCTTTTTAGTTGTGATATATGTGCAAAACGTTTCACTCAGAAGAAATACTTGgaaaaacatgttataattcACACTGATGTCAAGTCTTTTAGATGCGAGgtttgtgcaaaatgtttcaaattaaGTTCCAAGTTGAAAGTACACATGCTAGTTCACAGTGGTGTTAAAACTTTTAGTtgtgaggtgtgtgcaaaatgtttttcacaaaattctCACTTGACAAGACATATGTTGATTCACACAGGTGTTGTACGCCTTTTAAgtgtgaggtgtgtgcaaaatgtttctcatcGAAGTCATACTTGA